The Onychomys torridus chromosome 4, mOncTor1.1, whole genome shotgun sequence genome includes a window with the following:
- the Neurod1 gene encoding neurogenic differentiation factor 1 produces the protein MPGRKEQGRSARAAGTRGTRPRRRHGVPKLQGYEIVTAQDLLTTGSQNMTKSYSESGLMGEPQPQGPPSWTDECLSSQDEEHEADKKEDELEAMNAEEDSLRNGGEEEDEDEDLEEEEEEEEEEDDQKPKRRGPKKKKMTKARLERFKLRRMKANARERNRMHGLNAALDNLRKVVPCYSKTQKLSKIETLRLAKNYIWALSEILRSGKSPDLVSFVQTLCKGLSQPTTNLVAGCLQLNPRTFLPEQNPDMPPHLPTASASFPVHPYSYQSPGLPSPPYGTMDSSHVFHVKPPPHAYSAALEPFFESPLTDCTSPSFDGPLSPPLSINGNFSFKHEPSAEFEKNYAFTMHYPAATLAGPQSHGSIFSGAAAPRCEIPIDNIMSFDSHSHHERVMSAQLNAIFHD, from the exons ATGCCGGGGAGGAAGGAGCAGGGGCGGAG CGCCCGCGCCGCCGGGACACGAGGAACTCGCCCACGCAGAAGGCACGGTGTCCCGAAGCTCCAGGGTTATGAGATCGTCACTGCTCAGGACCTTCTAACAACAG GAAGTCAAAACATGACCAAATCATACAGCGAGAGCGGGCTGATGGGCGAGCCTCAGCCCCAAGGTCCCCCAAGCTGGACAGACGAGTGTCTCAGTTCTCAGGACGAGGAACACGAGGCGGACAAGAAGGAGGACGAGCTCGAAGCCATGAATGCGGAGGAAGATTCTCTGAGAAacggaggagaggaggaggatgaagatgaggacctggaagaggaagaggaggaggaagaggaagaggatgatcAAAAGCCCAAGAGACGGggccccaaaaagaaaaagatgaccaAGGCGCGCCTAGAGCGTTTTAAATTAAGGCGCATGAAGGCCAACGCCCGTGAGCGGAACCGCATGCACGGGCTGAACGCAGCACTGGACAACTTGCGCAAGGTGGTACCCTGCTACTCCAAGACCCAGAAGCTGTCCAAGATTGAGACGCTGCGCTTGGCCAAAAACTACATTTGGGCTCTGTCAGAGATCCTGCGCTCGGGCAAAAGCCCTGACCTGGTCTCCTTCGTTCAAACGCTCTGCAAAGGCTTGTCCCAGCCCACCACCAACCTGGTCGCTGGCTGCCTGCAGCTCAACCCCCGGACTTTCCTGCCCGAGCAGAACCCGGACATGCCCCCGCACCTGCCCACAGCCAGCGCTTCCTTCCCGGTACACCCTTACTCCTACCAGTCCCCGGGGCTACCGAGCCCTCCCTATGGCACCATGGACAGCTCCCATGTCTTCCACGTCAAGCCGCCGCCACACGCCTACAGCGCTGCCCTGGAGCCCTTCTTTGAAAGCCCTCTGACTGATTGCACCAGCCCTTCCTTTGACGGACCCCTCAGCCCGCCGCTCAGCATCAATGGCAATTTCTCTTTCAAACACGAACCATCCGCCgagtttgaaaaaaattatgCCTTTACCATGCACTACCCTGCAGCGACCCTGGCAGGGCCCCAAAGCCACGGATCAATCTTCTCTGGTGCGGCTGCCCCTCGCTGTGAGATCCCCATAGACAATATCATGTCTTTCGATAGCCATTCGCATCATGAGCGAGTCATGAGTGCCCAGCTCAATGCTATCTTTCACGACTAG